A stretch of Triticum aestivum cultivar Chinese Spring chromosome 1D, IWGSC CS RefSeq v2.1, whole genome shotgun sequence DNA encodes these proteins:
- the LOC100682441 gene encoding coronatine-insensitive protein homolog 1b has protein sequence MGGEAPEPRRLSRALSLDGGGVPEEALHLVLGYVDDPRDREAASLACRRWHHIDALTRKHVTVPFCYAVSPARLLARFPRLESLGVKGKPRAAMYGLIPDDWGAYARPWVAELAAPLECLKALHLRRMVVTDDDLAALVRARGHMLQELKLDKCSGFSTDALRLVARSCRSLRTLFLEECTITDNGTEWLHDLAANNPVLVTLNFYLTYLRVEPADLELLAKNCKSLISLKISDCDVSDLIGFFQIATCLQEFAGAEISEQKYGNVKLPSKLCSFGLTFMGTNEMHIIFPFSAVLKKLDLQYSFLTTEDHCQLIAKCPNLLVLAVRNVIGDRGLGVVGDTCKKLQRLRVERGEDDPGMQEEEGGVSQVGLTAIAVGCRELENIAAYVSDITNGALESIGTFCKNLHDFRLVLLDKQETITDLPLDNGARALLRGCTKLRRFALYLRPGGLSDVGLGYIGQHSGTIQYMLLGNVGQTDGGLISFAAGCRNLRKLELRSCCFSERALALAIRQMPSLRYVWVQGYRASQTGRDLMLMARPFWNIEFTPPSTETAGRLMEDGEPCVDRQAQVLAYYSLSGKRSDYPQSVVPLYPA, from the exons ATGGGCGGGGAGGCCCCGGAGCCGCGGCGGCTGAGCCGCGCGCTCAGCCTGGACGGCGGCGGCGTCCCGGAGGAGGCGCTGCACCTGGTGCTCGGCTACGTGGACGACCCGCGCGACCGCGAGGCGGCCTCGCTGGCGTGCCGCCGCTGGCACCACATCGACGCGCTCACGCGGAAGCACGTCACCGTGCCCTTCTGCTACGCCGTGTCCCCGGCGCGCCTGCTCGCGCGCTTCCCGCGCCTCGAGTCGCTCGGGGTCAAGGGCAAGCCCCGCGCCGCCATGTACGGCCTCATCCCCGACGACTGGGGCGCCTACGCCCGGCCCTGggtcgccgagctcgccgccccGCTCGAGTGCCTCAAGGCGCTCCACCTGCGCCGCATGGTCGTCACCGACGACGACCTCGCCGCCCTcgtccgcgcccgcggccacatgcTGCAGGAGCTCAAGCTCGACAAGTGCTCCGGCTTCTCCACCGACGCCCTCCGCCTCGTCGCCCGCTCCTGCAG ATCACTGAGAACTTTGTTTCTGGAAGAATGTACAATTACTGATAATGGCACTGAATGGCTCCATGACCTTGCTGCCAACAATCCTGTTCTGGTGACCTTGAACTTCTACTTGACTTACCTCAGAGTGGAGCCAGCTGACCTCGAGCTTCTCGCCAAGAATTGCAAGTCACTAATTTCGTTGAAGATTAGCGACTGCGACGTTTCAGATTTGATTGGATTTTTCCAAATAGCTACATGTTTGCAAGAATTTGCTGGAGCGGAAATCAGTGAGCAAAAGTATGGAAATGTTAAGCTTCCTTCAAAGCTTTGCTCCTTCGGACTTACCTTCATGGGGACAAATGAGATGCACATAATCTTTCCTTTTTCTGCTGTACTCAAGAAGCTGGATTTGCAGTACAGTTTTCTCACCACTGAAGATCATTGCCAGCTCATTGCAAAATGTCCAAACTTACTAGTCCTTGCG GTGAGGAATGTGATTGGGGATAGAGGACTGGGGGTTGTCGGAGACACATGCAAGAAGCTACAAAGGCTCAGAGTTGAGCGAGGGGAAGATGACCCTGGCATGCAAGAAGAGGAAGGCGGAGTTTCTCAAGTAGGCCTAACAGCCATAGCCGTAGGTTGCCGTGAGCTGGAAAACATAGCTGCCTATGTGTCTGATATCACAAATGGGGCCCTGGAATCCATCGGAACGTTCTGCAAAAATCTCCATGACTTTCGCCTTGTCCTGCTTGACAAACAAGAGACGATAACAGATTTGCCGCTGGACAACGGTGCCCGCGCGCTGCTCAGGGGCTGCACCAAGCTTCGGAGGTTCGCTCTATACCTGAGACCAGGGGGGCTTTCAGATGTAGGCCTCGGCTACATCGGGCAGCACAGTGGAACCATCCAGTACATGCTTCTGGGTAACGTCGGGCAGACGGATGGTGGATTGATCAGTTTCGCAGCCGGGTGCCGGAACCTGCGGAAGCTTGAACTGAGGAGCTGTTGCTTCAGCGAGCGGGCTTTGGCCCTCGCCATACGGCAAATGCCTTCCCTGAGGTATGTGTGGGTGCAGGGCTACAGGGCCTCTCAGACCGGCCGCGACCTCATGCTCATGGCGCGGCCCTTCTGGAACATCGAGTTTACGCCTCCCAGCACGGAGACCGCGGGCCGGCTGATGGAAGATGGGGAGCCCTGCGTTGATAGGCAAGCTCAGGTGCTGGCGTACTACTCCCTTTCTGGGAAGAGGTCCGACTACCCGCAGTCTGTTGTTCCTCTGTATCCTGCGTGA